Sequence from the Miscanthus floridulus cultivar M001 chromosome 16, ASM1932011v1, whole genome shotgun sequence genome:
AACTCTTCTGACCCCTAGGGCGCCGCTAAGGCGTGTTGTATTAAACTTTTACTCTAGCTGAATACAAAGACGCACAAAACTTTTGCATGATCGAGGAAAAAGTCAAagagacttataatttggaacggatggagtaacaTATAAGTCACATCTAAATGTTGTTATTTAAGCCAATCATTCAAATATTTCATAACAAACTATTTATACACTAAGTTTTCGTATTTGAAAGTGATACAATTATATTTGTTTTGAAATACAATTTCATAAAAGTATACTGCTATAGCTGTGATCTACAAACATGTAATACTCAAAATTATATTTTGCAAAACATGTCTATATATATCTAAAATGTGACTTGTTGGTAATGTGAGCGAGTAATCATTTTCTTTGTCATGCTTATTCATTTTACAATTAAATGTATGTTACAGAAAACTTAATCATTAATTCAAAAACTTTTACCTACTCTTGTGTGGATAGGTATTTGATTGTTATTGATGACATATGGGAGATACATTCTTGGGAAACAATCAAATTGGCTATTGATGGTGACAATAATTCTGGAGGTAGAATAATCATAACAACTCGTAACTTGGAAGTTGCAACAATAGCCGGTGATGTTTACAAGCTACAACCACTTCCTTATGATGAATCCAGAGAGTTATTCTTTACAAGGCTATATGGTCATGAAGGGAAATATGGTGGTAACCGGTCAGATGACATAACTGACAAATTTATAAGGAAATGTGATGGTATACCATTAGCTATTATCGTAATGGCTAGTTTATTAGTGGGAAAACAAAGAGAAGAATGGTACGAACTATATAAAACTATTGTTTTTTGTCGAGGTAACAAGGAAGCCGATCATGCTATGAAGATATTGTCCTTTAGCTACATGGACCTTCCTTCACATCTAAGGATTTGCTTGTTGTATCTTAGTGGATTTCCAGAAGATTATGTTATCCCTAAAGATTCATTGGTTTGGAAGTGGGTAGCCGAAGGTTTTATTATCGGTAATCAGGAATCAAGGTTATTTGAGATTGGAGAGGGATACTTCAATGAACTAGTAAACAGAAGTATGATCGAAGCGGTAGAGTCTGACTATCATGACAACATCATCACTAGTTGTCGTGTTCCTGTTATGGTGCTTGATTTCATCCGTTCCATGTCCCGAGAAGAGAACTTTTTCACCGTAGTAGATGATAACCAAGACACATTGCTACGTACTAGCAATGTACGCAGGTTAGCCAACCACAAGAGGACCATTGGGCACACACATCAAACAAATCATATTGAAATGCCAAAACTGAGATCATTTACTGCCCTTGGGTGTGTTACTGAGACGTGGGCTCCACATTCTAGCTTCACACTTTTACGTGTTGTAGCTATAGAAAACTGCAATCCAATGGATGGTTGTCATCGTGTCCGAGTTGAGCACCTGGGACATTTACTTCATTTAAGGTTTCTCAGTCTAAGGGGAACCCAGACCGAGAAGATCCCCGAAAAAATAGGAGCTCTAAGGTTCTTGCAGACGCTGGACTTGTGGGAATCTAACATTTTAGAGTTACCGTCGAGCAATAGCCTGCCAAGACAGATGCTGTGCCTCCGCATTACATTTGATGATGCCTTTGATGCTGAGGTACCTTCGTTGGAGACACTGACATCTCTAGAGGAGTTGGCAGTAACTGGTGGGTCGTATCCTAAGACTGCTAGGTGGCTTGAGGATCTGGGCAGCCTGATGGAACTCAGGGTGCTCCATGCTAGTGGTATTTTGTTCGATGATGAGGAGACGGAAAGAACTTTTGGGGAGTCTCTACGCCATCTCCACAAGCTCCAGCATCTTACAATTATTGGTTATGATAGTGATTATCAACCCAGGTGGCAAGCAACAGAATTTGTCCTCCCGCGCCATCTCCAACATTTGGCTGTATATAATGTCCTATTCTTTAAGCTACCATCATGCATCAATCCTTCGTGTCTTGGAAACCTCTCCCACCTGAACCTGAAGGTGGAATACATGGATGAGTATGACCTCAAAATCCTCGGCTTGTTGCCAGAGCTCGGTTTTCTTGAGCTGGAATTGTGGTCCTCAATCACAATAACCAACTTTAGTGACACTGATGCTGTCTACTTCTCGAAGCTGAGGTGCTGCAGGTTGACGAGGTCAATGGTATTTTTTTGTGAGAATAAAGCTGATAGGACAGTTTCATTTCATATCGATATTGACGATTTGGAGAGTGACGGCGATGATGAGCGGGAGAGTGAcagtagtagtgatgatgagtgGGAGAGTGAGAGTGGCGATGAGTTCCCAGGACCAATGCCCTCTATTTCTGATGACGAGTTGCAGAGACCCGGGCCCTCTATGTGTGATGATGAGTTGTATGGGGATGGTAAGCTACAGATACCCACGGCTTCTGTTTCTGATGCGGAGTTGGACATACCACCGCCCTTCCAACATACTAGTAAACTCCAGTATGGATTGGCAGCACTAgcctattatttgcttgcttttttTCAATATGTTCTCGGATTTGTAAAGAAATGGTCATCTAAACAAGTGGTTGAACAACCCCCGATCTCCAGTCTTGGCTCCAGTCATGGGAATGGAGAAGACCCCATTGCCATGACCTCTATTTCCAATGATGAGAATAAGGGCTCCATTTGTGGCAACAGCACAGAGGCACCTCGTTTCATGCCAACCCTCCAGGTTCTTCGTTTTCAAGTCAGTGTGCGGACCATGCCCATGCGGGAGGACCATCGTTATTGCGACAACCTGGGCTTGGAATACCTCTCTTCGCTTCGCAAGATTGAAGTTTGTATCCTTCCACTGCCTCGGGATACCTGGGGATATCAACGCGACTTGGAGGCAGCACTAAGGCGTGCGGTCCAAGTCCATCCCAACCGTCCTACACTTCATTTCCTCTGAGTTATATGACTATGATCCACCAAACGGTATGAAAATCCAACTTTACATATGTTTCCAAATCTTAACCATGTTTTCTCAGTTATT
This genomic interval carries:
- the LOC136513363 gene encoding putative disease resistance protein At1g50180 codes for the protein MADTVIGTLGRLIPKLYQLLSEEYNLQTSTKERVKSLTLELQTAQAALSLVSRVPCDYLDEQVQLWAREVRESSYDMEDVLDAFLVRVHKAPDSTEKESKQPLKTVTNIWKKSKARRKIGIDVKNIMRHLEEVTERCRRYKVHDIAVIKPAPMSTVDPHRLHAMYKKAKNIVGIDESREELISKLQSLQPNHALSNVNMMKIVSVVGVAGLGKTTLAKAVYDKLKGHYDCWAFVPVGRIPDFKKVFKDILIDLDKQRYLQFSTAVLDERQLIDELHSFLKNKRYLIVIDDIWEIHSWETIKLAIDGDNNSGGRIIITTRNLEVATIAGDVYKLQPLPYDESRELFFTRLYGHEGKYGGNRSDDITDKFIRKCDGIPLAIIVMASLLVGKQREEWYELYKTIVFCRGNKEADHAMKILSFSYMDLPSHLRICLLYLSGFPEDYVIPKDSLVWKWVAEGFIIGNQESRLFEIGEGYFNELVNRSMIEAVESDYHDNIITSCRVPVMVLDFIRSMSREENFFTVVDDNQDTLLRTSNVRRLANHKRTIGHTHQTNHIEMPKLRSFTALGCVTETWAPHSSFTLLRVVAIENCNPMDGCHRVRVEHLGHLLHLRFLSLRGTQTEKIPEKIGALRFLQTLDLWESNILELPSSNSLPRQMLCLRITFDDAFDAEVPSLETLTSLEELAVTGGSYPKTARWLEDLGSLMELRVLHASGILFDDEETERTFGESLRHLHKLQHLTIIGYDSDYQPRWQATEFVLPRHLQHLAVYNVLFFKLPSCINPSCLGNLSHLNLKVEYMDEYDLKILGLLPELGFLELELWSSITITNFSDTDAVYFSKLRCCRLTRSMVFFCENKADRTVSFHIDIDDLESDGDDERESDSSSDDEWESESGDEFPGPMPSISDDELQRPGPSMCDDELYGDGKLQIPTASVSDAELDIPPPFQHTSKLQYGLAALAYYLLAFFQYVLGFVKKWSSKQVVEQPPISSLGSSHGNGEDPIAMTSISNDENKGSICGNSTEAPRFMPTLQVLRFQVSVRTMPMREDHRYCDNLGLEYLSSLRKIEVCILPLPRDTWGYQRDLEAALRRAVQVHPNRPTLHFL